The sequence below is a genomic window from Providencia rettgeri.
TATCCCCCTAACCAGCAATATGCTGCTAATTTTATTATTTTCATTTCTCTACCTCACAATCCAAACTAAAGGTTTTTATCGACTGACTCGCGATTGCATCACCCATTGCGGCAAAATTAAATGCAGATTGGCATTGCTGAGATGCTGAGTTTCCCCATTTAACGGACAATATTCCACTATCCTTTAAACCGTTCAAGTACACCTGCCCTGCATCACCGACAATGCCAGTACTATTCTCATGAGAGCTGTCTTTCACTGTCACTACGGCGCCAAATGGCAGCAATTGTCCACGATGTTTTAACGTAATTAATGCTTGATAACCGACCCGCGTATTAAAGTTTGCTCGCACAATGGCCCCTTTCGTTGGATAAACATTGACACTTGACTGAGTGATATCCACATCTTCAGGTAAAGTGGCAGGGTTTAAATTAATGCTATTTTTTTGATAATTAGACAAATACGGTACCAACGCATACCCTTGGCTATCCGTTTTAATATTACCGTTCATAATCGAGGTTCCACTGGTATCTGGCGCGCTCACAAGCGCTGCTGAATTGCCGATGGTTTGGCCGAAAACAATCCCCTCTGAATGCACGATCGCCCCACCATTCGCACTCATATTGAGTGAACGATATTGGTTACTGTAGCTATACCCCATGTTGGCTGAACCTTTGCTGCCCTGATAACCGAGATTTAACGTGCTGGTATCATCAATATCGCGATTACTGTGCCCATGACTCAGGTTATAAGACAGGCGATTATCCAGTGTTGAGCCACTTAGCCCTATCTGTTGTTGCACATCTCCCTGACTGTTATGTGACATTTGGTAATTGGCATAGCTGTTACTCAATGAACCTGTGGAGGTAAACAAGCTGAAAGGTACCTGAAGGTTCAATGAAAATTGTCGATTTTCAGGCCAGCTATTGTCTTGTTTTATCCGATCAATGCTGTAATTCAGGCTATAGTTCACACCATATAGTGAACTGTTATATCCAGCAGAAAGTTGGTCATTAGTTTGGCCATTATTCCAATAGTCTTGACGCGATGCAGATAAATAAAGGGAGCCGTAATTCCTCAAATTTTGATTTACACGAACCTGAAAGTTTGAACGCTGGTGATATTGCCGCCACGGAACTTGGTCTTCATTCAACTGATAACCTGTATTATTAAAATCCGCAAAACTATAATAATTTTGAGTGGAATAACGATAAGCGGCTAAATCAATGGAAGTTCCTGTGCTTAATAAGCTTTTGGAATAACGTAGCCGATATGAATTCCCAGATTGGGTGTTAGCCTGTGCTTTTACGTTAGCCCGTGAAGTCGTGATATCAGAGGATATAGCACCGAAATCCCCTAACGATAACCCTACACCGCCCACAAAAGACATATAGTCTTGAGCCTGTAAGCTTCCGCCATAAAGCGTGATGTCATAGGGTAGGCCATAAACTAGCGTTGCCAACGCAAAATCCGATTCCCGAGAGCCGTGCGTGATATTGCCATTATAACGCCCTGCGGTAACTTCATATTTAAAGCCACCCGGTCGTTGCATAATCGGCAGTGAAGAGTATGCAATGTCCTGTGTTCTCACCGTACCATCCGCTTCCGTGATCGTTGCCGTTAACTCGCCACCTTGCCCACTTGGGTATAAATCATCAATGCGATAAGGCCCCGGCGCCACAAAAGTTTGATAAACAATATTGCCGTTTTGTGTGACAGTGATCCGTGCGTTAGACTGTGCTACACCACTAATAACAGGTGCAAAGCCTCTTAAACTGTTAGGCAACATCTCTTCATTGGAATTGAGCTTAACGCCACGAAATGGAATACTGTCGAACACATCATTACCAGAGCTATTTTCCCCCATCAAAATTTCAGATCGCCATGGCTGAATATCTCTCGCCACGTAGGTATTATTGAACTGGGTTCGTTGGTTGGTTTTCGTTCCTTGGCCCTTAGTAGCGTTTTCATTACGACTATAAACCATATCACTGCGAAGACGCCAAGCTTGCCAGTTTAGCCCGCTGCGAATATTGGCATAGAGGTTTGTCTGCTCAGATGAAGGCGTATATTTGCCACTATCACGCCAGTTACGGCCACCGTTAAAGCTGTAATTCATCATGAATGCTGGGATGCCTTGATCCCATAATTCAGGGTCAACATAATTACGTACCGCAGGTTGCATAGCAATTTGTGGGATACTCAACTTAAAACTCAATGTAGGGAAATCAAAAGACCAAGATGCATCTGGAATAAGTTGCTTTAAATCATTGATAGGTTTATCCACCGCCAATCCCTGAAATGCAGGTAAATGTTCGGTGTCTATGCCGACCTTATTTAATAATGCTGGCGTCATTTCTGGTTCCACAACACCTTGCGGGTTAGGTTTGAACGAAATGACATATTGACCTTTATCACTTCCATTAACCAATAGCGTGATAGAGTACGTTCCAGGGGGGATTTGCCCTGACGTTTCATAGAAACTTAAATCAGCAATTTCAGTTTGCCCATTGCTCAGAGCCAATAAATTAGGGTCAAAGTAATCTTTAGCCAATACACCAGATGCCCCTGTATAAACAGAAACCCCCATAAGTACGGGATAAAGTCTCATTTTATTTTTTTTCTTCATCATGGGATGACGTCCATAAATTCCGATAATTAAACTGGATGATTGACTAAAGGTTATAGTGCTTGGCTTATGGTTTTGGTGTTCCAGCCATCTTCATCGATTAATTGCCAAGTCACTTCCCCTTGTACCGCTTTTGGCAATGAATAAGTTTGTATTCCTTGTGCAGGAACCATTCGGCGCAATGCTGCTTTATCAAATACATAATCACCAACCTTTAAAGCTGAAAATGTCGCTTGATATTTCGTTGGGTTTCTAACCTGTAATTGGTTACTGCGGATTGAAAATTGCAATTTATCTGCCATTTCAACAACACCACGTTTATTTAAACCATCTGGTCTGTAAAACAGCTTTAAATTATTCACAACCACCATCGAGATATCGTTTTTAGTTTTATTTTCCTGAGCGGGTATTGCTCGCATCGAGATGTAATAAACAGATTCTTTATCGTCTGGTACTGGGTTATTATTTCGACGGATGCGAAGTGTTAACTCACTATTAGCTTCAAGACGTGTCAATGGTGGCGTAACAATAAAAGGAACATCCTGCTGTAAGGTATTATCTATATCTGCGTCCCCTGTTTCTGGAATAACATTAACTACCTTTGATTGAAGAAGATAAACATTGTTACTTTTATTATGAATTTTCAACACCACACCATTTTTATCACTTTGCATATAAATGACGCGTAATACATAAAATGAAATACCACCATTCTCTTCTTCTTTAGCATTGTTTTTTGAAAATACGCCAGAAGAAAACAGCAGTGAAAAAATAAACAGATAAATATATTTTAATTTCACGTTCATACCCCTCAAATACGGTGATGACATTCAGGTGATAAGCCACCAGCATCAGTAATGATTTTCCATCCAGCTGTTTTCCCTAAAAAATCCTCAGGGATTTTTAAATGACCAAATGGTGAAATCATTGATTCGTCATAGCTCAAAT
It includes:
- a CDS encoding fimbria/pilus outer membrane usher protein, producing MMKKKNKMRLYPVLMGVSVYTGASGVLAKDYFDPNLLALSNGQTEIADLSFYETSGQIPPGTYSITLLVNGSDKGQYVISFKPNPQGVVEPEMTPALLNKVGIDTEHLPAFQGLAVDKPINDLKQLIPDASWSFDFPTLSFKLSIPQIAMQPAVRNYVDPELWDQGIPAFMMNYSFNGGRNWRDSGKYTPSSEQTNLYANIRSGLNWQAWRLRSDMVYSRNENATKGQGTKTNQRTQFNNTYVARDIQPWRSEILMGENSSGNDVFDSIPFRGVKLNSNEEMLPNSLRGFAPVISGVAQSNARITVTQNGNIVYQTFVAPGPYRIDDLYPSGQGGELTATITEADGTVRTQDIAYSSLPIMQRPGGFKYEVTAGRYNGNITHGSRESDFALATLVYGLPYDITLYGGSLQAQDYMSFVGGVGLSLGDFGAISSDITTSRANVKAQANTQSGNSYRLRYSKSLLSTGTSIDLAAYRYSTQNYYSFADFNNTGYQLNEDQVPWRQYHQRSNFQVRVNQNLRNYGSLYLSASRQDYWNNGQTNDQLSAGYNSSLYGVNYSLNYSIDRIKQDNSWPENRQFSLNLQVPFSLFTSTGSLSNSYANYQMSHNSQGDVQQQIGLSGSTLDNRLSYNLSHGHSNRDIDDTSTLNLGYQGSKGSANMGYSYSNQYRSLNMSANGGAIVHSEGIVFGQTIGNSAALVSAPDTSGTSIMNGNIKTDSQGYALVPYLSNYQKNSINLNPATLPEDVDITQSSVNVYPTKGAIVRANFNTRVGYQALITLKHRGQLLPFGAVVTVKDSSHENSTGIVGDAGQVYLNGLKDSGILSVKWGNSASQQCQSAFNFAAMGDAIASQSIKTFSLDCEVEK
- a CDS encoding fimbrial biogenesis chaperone — encoded protein: MKLKYIYLFIFSLLFSSGVFSKNNAKEEENGGISFYVLRVIYMQSDKNGVVLKIHNKSNNVYLLQSKVVNVIPETGDADIDNTLQQDVPFIVTPPLTRLEANSELTLRIRRNNNPVPDDKESVYYISMRAIPAQENKTKNDISMVVVNNLKLFYRPDGLNKRGVVEMADKLQFSIRSNQLQVRNPTKYQATFSALKVGDYVFDKAALRRMVPAQGIQTYSLPKAVQGEVTWQLIDEDGWNTKTISQAL